Proteins co-encoded in one Bacillota bacterium genomic window:
- the hpt gene encoding hypoxanthine phosphoribosyltransferase, with the protein MLDDLEGILLHEDEIKRRVEELGEQISRDYCGKELVVVGILKGALVFMADLVRRLSIPVVIDFVAISSYGAATKSSGAVRILKDLDAPVENKHVLIVEDIIDTGLTLSYLVENLRARKPLSVKICTLLDKPDRREINIRPDYNGFQIPDKFVVGYGLDYSEKYRNLPSVAVLKPRVYQGRKGGSQASDSNKTGCYGAGGKG; encoded by the coding sequence TTGCTTGACGACCTGGAAGGGATCCTGCTTCACGAGGACGAGATAAAAAGGCGTGTAGAGGAACTGGGCGAGCAGATATCTCGCGACTATTGCGGGAAAGAGCTTGTGGTCGTGGGGATTCTAAAAGGGGCGCTTGTATTCATGGCGGACCTTGTGAGACGCCTCTCAATCCCCGTGGTCATAGATTTCGTAGCTATATCGAGCTATGGGGCGGCGACCAAATCGTCGGGGGCGGTGAGGATACTGAAGGACCTGGATGCACCCGTAGAGAACAAGCATGTTTTAATTGTGGAGGACATCATAGACACCGGCCTCACCCTGAGCTACCTGGTGGAGAATCTGAGGGCCAGGAAGCCCCTTTCTGTGAAGATTTGCACGCTCCTTGATAAGCCGGACAGGCGGGAGATCAATATAAGGCCTGACTATAACGGATTCCAGATACCTGATAAGTTTGTTGTCGGCTACGGGCTCGATTACAGCGAGAAATACAGGAACCTCCCCTCTGTTGCGGTTTTGAAGCCCAGGGTCTATCAGGGTCGCAAGGGCGGTTCGCAGGCCAGTGATAGCAACAAAACCGGTTGCTATGGCGCTGGCGGTAAGGGTTAG
- the guaA gene encoding glutamine-hydrolyzing GMP synthase, whose product MLIARKVRECNVYCEIVRHDISAGEVARLAPRGIILSGGPSSVYGDGAPGCDPGIFSLGIPVLGICYGMQLMARMLGGNVGRAERREYGKAELAIDDDSDLFAGLGESTTCWMSHGDSVTAVPPGFTIIAHTHNTPVAAMRDGKRRLFGIQFHPEVAHTPRGKEILQNFLYRVCGCSPSWTAAAFVEESTRRIRDQVGGEGRAVCALSGGVDSSTAAVLVHRAIGQRLTCIFVNNGVLRKGEPERVLSTFRDHFKLDVIYVDARERFLATLRDVRDPEEKRKRIGHEFIRIFEEEARKLGNVEFLVQGTLYPDVIESMASDTGPAARIKSHHNVGGLPEDMELKLIEPLRYLFKDEVRIVARELGLPEEIVGRHPFPGPGLAVRVIGEVTRERLDILREADAIVEEEIRRAGLYDELWQAFAVLPSIRSVGVMGDERTYAYPVALRAVTSQDGMTADWARLPYDVLERISNRIINEVHGVNRVVYDISSKPPSTIEWE is encoded by the coding sequence ATGCTCATAGCTCGCAAGGTCAGGGAGTGCAATGTCTACTGCGAGATCGTGCGTCATGACATCTCCGCGGGCGAGGTCGCGCGGCTCGCGCCCAGGGGCATTATTCTCTCCGGCGGGCCGTCGAGCGTCTACGGGGATGGGGCACCCGGATGTGATCCTGGCATCTTCTCCCTCGGCATCCCCGTTCTCGGCATTTGCTATGGTATGCAGTTGATGGCCAGGATGCTCGGGGGCAACGTAGGACGGGCTGAGCGGCGCGAGTATGGCAAGGCCGAGCTGGCGATCGATGATGATTCCGATCTTTTTGCGGGGCTCGGCGAATCCACGACGTGCTGGATGAGCCATGGCGACTCTGTCACGGCTGTCCCGCCTGGATTCACAATTATCGCGCATACGCATAATACGCCGGTGGCGGCCATGCGGGACGGGAAGAGGCGCCTCTTTGGGATCCAGTTTCATCCCGAGGTGGCCCACACGCCAAGAGGGAAGGAAATCCTGCAGAATTTCCTCTACAGGGTATGTGGGTGTTCACCATCCTGGACTGCGGCGGCTTTTGTGGAGGAGAGCACCCGGCGCATAAGGGATCAGGTCGGCGGTGAAGGTAGGGCCGTATGCGCCCTGAGCGGCGGGGTGGACTCCTCGACCGCGGCTGTGCTCGTGCACAGGGCTATCGGCCAGAGGCTCACGTGCATCTTCGTGAATAACGGGGTGCTCCGGAAGGGCGAGCCCGAGAGGGTTCTCTCGACATTCAGGGATCACTTCAAGCTCGATGTGATCTATGTGGATGCGAGGGAGCGTTTCCTGGCTACACTGCGTGATGTGCGCGACCCCGAGGAGAAGCGCAAGAGGATAGGCCACGAGTTTATTCGCATATTTGAGGAGGAGGCCAGGAAGCTCGGGAACGTGGAGTTCCTTGTCCAGGGGACGCTTTACCCCGATGTAATTGAAAGCATGGCCTCTGATACCGGCCCTGCCGCGCGTATCAAGAGCCACCACAATGTTGGAGGCCTGCCTGAGGATATGGAGTTAAAGCTGATTGAGCCCCTGCGTTACCTCTTCAAGGACGAGGTGCGCATTGTTGCGCGCGAGCTGGGCCTGCCCGAGGAGATAGTGGGGCGTCACCCGTTCCCGGGGCCCGGGCTTGCCGTGCGCGTCATCGGGGAGGTGACCAGGGAGCGGCTTGATATCCTGCGCGAGGCCGATGCGATTGTTGAGGAGGAGATTCGCAGGGCGGGGCTTTACGATGAGCTGTGGCAGGCTTTCGCGGTATTGCCATCCATCCGGAGCGTGGGGGTGATGGGCGATGAGAGGACTTACGCCTACCCTGTGGCCCTGCGCGCGGTCACGAGCCAGGACGGCATGACGGCGGACTGGGCGAGGCTGCCGTATGATGTGCTCGAACGCATCTCTAACAGGATCATCAATGAGGTGCACGGGGTTAACCGCGTTGTGTATGATATAAGCTCGAAGCCGCCGTCGACGATCGAGTGGGAGTAA
- a CDS encoding NCS2 family permease — protein sequence MSQATKAAASADAGFLENLFKLSANKTTVRTEVLAGVTTFMTMAYIIIVNPSILGKAGMDVGAVMVATCLGTALGTFVMALYANYPFAMAPGMGLNAFFAFTVVLGMGISWKVALGAVFIDGVIFLLLTLTKVRQAIVNSVPMTLKLATGVGIGLFIAFIGLQEAGVIVKNDATMVSLGKITSPNILLALFGLAVMGLLLARRVKGSLLLGILITSIVGMITGLAPYPHGIKDIISMPPSLAPTFMQMDILGALNIGLLTVIFTFTFVDMFDTVGTLIGVSTKAGFLDKNGELPRSGQALMADAIGTVGGAVFGTSTVTTYIESASGVAEGGRTGLTAAVVAVLFLLSLFFSPLVKLIPTAATAPALIMVGLFMMEPVVKIKFEDFTEAIPAFLTIIMMPLAYSIAEGLVFGVLGYVVIKLLAGKSKDISLTMYILAILFIIRFMMLR from the coding sequence ATGTCGCAAGCCACCAAAGCTGCAGCCAGCGCGGATGCCGGCTTTCTCGAGAATCTCTTTAAACTATCGGCAAACAAGACAACTGTCCGCACCGAAGTCCTTGCAGGTGTAACAACATTCATGACCATGGCCTACATCATCATTGTCAACCCTTCCATCCTGGGCAAAGCTGGGATGGACGTCGGGGCCGTCATGGTTGCCACGTGCCTGGGCACGGCGCTCGGCACATTCGTTATGGCCCTTTATGCTAATTACCCCTTTGCCATGGCCCCGGGCATGGGCCTGAACGCCTTCTTCGCGTTCACCGTGGTCCTCGGCATGGGGATCAGCTGGAAGGTTGCCCTCGGCGCCGTCTTCATCGATGGCGTGATATTCCTCCTCCTGACCCTTACAAAGGTGCGGCAGGCGATCGTCAACAGCGTCCCGATGACGCTGAAGCTCGCAACAGGCGTTGGGATCGGGCTCTTCATAGCCTTCATCGGCCTCCAGGAGGCGGGGGTCATTGTCAAGAACGACGCTACGATGGTATCCCTGGGCAAGATCACATCACCCAATATCCTCCTCGCGCTCTTTGGCCTCGCGGTCATGGGCCTGCTCCTTGCGAGGAGGGTTAAGGGCTCCCTCCTGCTGGGCATCCTGATCACGAGCATCGTCGGGATGATCACCGGCCTCGCGCCCTACCCGCACGGGATCAAGGATATTATCAGCATGCCGCCGAGCCTGGCTCCCACATTCATGCAGATGGATATCCTGGGCGCGTTGAACATAGGTCTCCTAACAGTCATCTTCACCTTTACCTTTGTGGATATGTTCGACACCGTGGGCACGCTTATCGGCGTGTCGACCAAGGCAGGCTTCCTCGATAAGAACGGCGAGCTCCCCAGGTCCGGCCAGGCGCTCATGGCGGACGCCATCGGCACGGTGGGCGGCGCCGTATTTGGGACAAGCACGGTAACAACCTACATCGAGAGCGCGTCCGGCGTGGCCGAGGGCGGGCGAACCGGGCTCACAGCAGCGGTCGTTGCGGTCCTCTTCTTACTGTCGCTCTTCTTCTCGCCCCTCGTGAAGCTGATCCCCACTGCGGCGACGGCGCCTGCGCTCATCATGGTCGGGCTCTTCATGATGGAGCCGGTCGTGAAGATCAAATTTGAGGATTTCACGGAGGCGATACCGGCGTTCCTGACGATAATCATGATGCCGCTGGCCTACAGCATAGCTGAGGGCCTAGTGTTCGGGGTGCTCGGTTATGTGGTAATCAAGCTCCTTGCTGGCAAGTCGAAGGATATAAGCCTGACCATGTATATCCTGGCGATCCTCTTCATCATCAGGTTCATGATGCTAAGATAA
- a CDS encoding DegT/DnrJ/EryC1/StrS family aminotransferase, whose amino-acid sequence MRSGRLVCGPVVAEFERLLAGYIGARHVVAVSSGTAALHLAIVASGIKPGDEVITTPFTFASSVNAILYCGGIPVFADIDPKTYNIDPASIEGRITPRTVGIETVHLYGHPAEMNAINEIARRHGLWVVEDAAQGIGAVYHDMKLGNTGNLTCFSTYCTKNLHSGEGGFIACNEDSIAEKLRMLRNIGQSGKYNHVMLGYNYRMTEIQAAIGREQVPLIEEFTRSRRDNARRLNEALRGIDGITTPYEASYVRHSYHQYVILVDQTKLGFDRDELACRLSRRGIETAVHYPVPVYAQPYFMERFGPRPAPAQEYPVTERVCSSILSLPVHPGLSEEDMDFMVEALHEALRK is encoded by the coding sequence ATGCGTTCAGGACGCCTCGTGTGCGGCCCCGTGGTGGCCGAGTTTGAGCGGCTGCTTGCGGGCTACATCGGGGCCAGGCACGTGGTGGCGGTAAGCAGCGGGACAGCCGCCTTGCACCTCGCCATCGTCGCCAGCGGCATCAAGCCCGGCGATGAGGTCATCACAACCCCATTTACCTTTGCCTCAAGCGTAAATGCCATCCTTTACTGCGGTGGAATTCCCGTGTTCGCGGATATCGATCCGAAAACCTACAATATCGATCCTGCCAGCATAGAGGGGAGGATAACCCCCCGCACCGTTGGGATCGAGACCGTCCATCTTTATGGCCACCCGGCGGAGATGAACGCCATCAATGAGATCGCGCGACGGCACGGGCTATGGGTGGTGGAGGATGCGGCGCAGGGCATTGGAGCTGTTTACCATGACATGAAGCTGGGCAACACGGGCAACCTCACTTGCTTCAGCACATACTGCACTAAAAACCTCCACAGCGGCGAAGGTGGGTTCATCGCGTGCAACGAGGATTCCATAGCTGAGAAGCTCCGGATGCTGCGCAATATAGGGCAGAGTGGTAAGTATAACCACGTTATGCTGGGGTACAATTACCGTATGACTGAAATCCAGGCCGCCATCGGGAGGGAGCAGGTCCCACTGATCGAGGAATTCACGCGCAGCCGGCGGGACAATGCCCGGCGGCTCAACGAGGCGCTCCGGGGCATTGATGGGATCACGACGCCGTATGAGGCGAGCTATGTAAGGCATTCATACCACCAGTATGTAATCCTCGTTGATCAAACAAAGCTGGGCTTCGACCGTGACGAGCTAGCTTGCCGGCTCAGCCGGCGCGGCATTGAGACTGCCGTCCACTATCCCGTACCGGTGTATGCGCAGCCGTACTTTATGGAGAGATTCGGCCCCCGGCCGGCCCCGGCCCAGGAGTATCCTGTGACTGAGAGGGTTTGCTCCAGCATCCTCTCCCTGCCGGTGCATCCCGGCTTGAGCGAGGAGGACATGGATTTCATGGTGGAGGCCCTGCATGAGGCCCTGCGTAAATAG